The segment attttcataattatttcaCATCCGCTTTAAAACAAGAGAGGTTGCATCATGGATCAGTAGGCCATCACTCCAGGCTAGCTATTTTGTATAATCAAagataatttaaagaaaatactacattttcctttcagtttacAGCCTTTCAACCCTGCAAAGCAGTTcggtaataaataaataaatgtttcacaCAGttacagcagggaaaaaaaaataaaaaaaataaaaaaaatgaagcccAAGCAACCAGACTATAACTAAGATTAATAATTGAGGGAAGGGGGCGGGGGAAACAGTTTAAACAGAGCGTGCCCAAGggagaaaatgggggaaatttTCCCAGCTGCGGCTCCATGCCGAGAGTTgtgctctgctgccacctgGGCCGCGCCTCGGGACGTGCAGCCCGCAGAGCTCACCGAGCATTTGGGCGGCACCGCCCGCCGGCCTGGGAACCTCAATGGGGTCTGAGTGGGATCAGCCCTCATACCACCCTTTACTATAAATACGATGTGTAAATGAGTATAAATGTATACTGGTGcggtatttatttatttatttatttagggaGGGGGAGGCAAGGAAAGGTAGCAAACATTGCAACTTAgagaaaacatatataaattaatattacAAACCTAAAGGACCTTGCACATTACCTTGTATCCTCCCTATGTCTCCATGTTACAGTACTACAATATCGTCTTGACATCAGGCTCCTCTGAGCTGATGGCACTGACTTTGGAAAGCTTTCATGCACCTCATTACAGCTTTGAACTGcacatgcattttttattttatttcatttttatttttttcccttcttgttgttttccctctttttagGGCTCTCCTCTGCTTCGGAGGAAACCTGTTCTGGCATGCTGAAGTTTGCTAGtggtaaatatttcttctgactACAAAGTGCATGCATCaaaaaggtttttgttgttgttgttgctgttgttttctttaaataatccCCCACAGAAATAAGCTCCTTTCTCGCTTGCTCTGCTGTTATTGATAACCTGTAAAGGAGATAGAGCTGAAGGTCTGAGTGAAATAGTGCTTTCAGATACGGAGTTTTAACCACATCAAGCTGaacaaaatgcagttctgtATTAATTCCGTATGATGCATGTGGCGTTTTGCATACCAAACCTGGTGACAAAGGTGAGTCCCACAGGGACTGCTTTGCCGGGAGGATTTTTCCAGTCTCTAACCACAGAAGTATTTAGCTCTCCAACTGCTCTCCAGACTTGGTGGTTCAGATTTGTTTCAattcaagaacagaaaatgacatgTAATGAAGTGCCCCCCAGCAAATAAGTGGTGCCCGTGCGACAAGCAGGGATGCAAAGGGTTAAGACGCTGACTTGCTTGCTAGGCAAAGTTTGAGGAAGAATATGTCTTGAGGCTGTGCACGCCGCAGCACCGCGTTTGAAATCCGTCACCCTCACTTAGGAGCTCCGCATCTCCGCTTGTCACCGGTGAATAATGATCACGCGGCGATAAGATCGCGCGGTGGCGGTGCGCCGGAGCCGCCGggggagaagcagagggaaatTACGGGCGTTTAACGTTGCGGAGGGGGTTCCTCGGTCATCGGCGGTTTCAGGGTCAAACGACCGGCTGGACAGAGGCTTGGGAAGtatatttccttcctcctttccttgaAAGAACCCTTGGGCGATGGTGATAATCGGCAGCTATGGAAAGCAGAGACCTTGGTGGTGATCCTTAAAAAACTACCATGCCGGAGCCCAGCTGTTCTGCTACTTTCCCCCCTTGCAACCGGCCGGACCCGGTGGGCTTTGGGTGATTACCGGAGACCTCCGCACGAGCAGGTAATGACTAAAGTCTCTTCTGGACTGACACGACCTTGATATGACCAAAGTGCGTCCTGAGTATCTTTGATGCGAAGCGTGGGCTGAAGGTGGAACCCCACCCAACCCCTGTGAGCCCCAGGGCaggacagcagccagcagcGTTGCTGGAGTTTTCCTATTTCCACTTTGCTCGGTGTcggatggggggggggggggagggggagggcaTCAGGGAGCAGAAATGGTCCTGATCAACAGAGGCGCGCTCTTCCAGATCTCTGCCTAGGATAGCGACAGGTAGGTAATACTAGGGACGGGTGAAGAGAGGATGAGGAAACGTTCAGGGGAAAATGCACCGGTTTTCCATCAGCTTCAGGAAAGAGTCATAAATCACACACATATAAGTGCTATAAAAGTATgtagagcttaaaaaaaaaaaaaatccagcaaaagAAGACAGGTCTTGAAAAGTCAAAGAGGACCCAAGACaaccttttttaaaaaggttGCTCGTTCGCCTTTGGACCCAGCGGGGCTTCTGCTCCTTTCATCCCTCGGGaccagctgggagctgcaggcagagacTCGACTTCAGAGAGATTCCGTCTCTTTGCCGGGGACAGCGACTAGCCCCGCGGCTCTGAGCCGCGCCAGCCCCGCTCTGTGCAGGTGGCCGAGCCCTGCGTAGGGACTCGGAGCGTGGAGGCTCCATAACGGGGGCGTGGAGCCCCGAGACAGCAATTCCTCTCAGGGAAGCTAGGAGATGAGGTGATGTCTCCccctcagattttttttccctcaccgAGCCCCCTACGGAACGCCAAGCTACCTGCGCTCCCACTTTCGCACTTCCTCCCCGTGTCCACGTAGGTGAGGGCACAAGTCCCTCTCCGAGAAGCAGCACGCTCGGCTGGGGGCTGTAACACTCGACGCCCTCCCACTCCCCCGCAGGACAGAGACCCGGGGGCGAAGTTACGCGCTGAGCACCGGGCCAGGCTGACCTGCGACCCGCCTGCTCGGAACGCCTCTGAAGCTGGGAGTGAGTCAGCCCTCCCCTacagaagggagagggaggtgcGGAGACAATGGAGAGTGAATCAGCTCCTGAAAGGAGCGAAAAGGCTGAGCTAAAATCAGCTGGAGGTGAGGGGGAAGCACACCCCGAGGCATTTCGGTTGCCTTTTCGGTTTCCTGGACACATGGCATTGATCAGGtctcctccatcccctcccagcCTCTCTCTCTTAAAGTAACTCGCAGCCAAATCCAtgctattcattttctttgctaatgGAGGAATTTGAGGCAAATCTTCACACCCCACATCCTACCTTGACGGCTGCATCGCATTGCCCGGGTGCTTCTCGATGTTAAACACTCTTCTACCTGGGCTTGTCAGGACAAGGTAAGAACCTACTAGGGAACTGGGTTACCCCAAAACAAGCCCATATAACTTGATATACACACACGAAGTGCTGCAGAAGGGATTAGTACGGGGGCGTTGGTAACCCTCTGGGGCAAAAGGTGGTTTCCCCGGTGGTTTTAAAGCTTTCCTGGCTGAGCATGAAAACCAGACGGGATACTGAAGGAGCTCTGTCTCTTCCCCGAGGGCTAGACTTTCATTCTGTGTTATATTTatccagtgctgctgttgcCCACCTAAAAGTTCGCAAGCGGGAGGGAGattaacagaaaggaaaggggcGAGAGGCGGGCTCGGCGCCGGCAGAACATGAAATATCGCCATGTTGGCGGAGAGCGCAGCCTTGATTTTAGCTACCGAGGGCATCTCCCGGCTATGTCCGCAGGTCGCTGACCAGTTTGCTCCCCGCCTTCCATTCCGATACCCCCTCAAGGACCCCCGAGCAGCACGATTGAGGCCGCCCGCCACGGAGCACAGCGATCCCCACACCCTCCTTCCGCTCCGCCTCGGCTCCCGACGAGGCGGGGCGCGCTGTGGGGGCTGCGCACTCCTGGAGCGCCGCCCGCCCGCTGCTGCCCCTCGCTGCGAGCCGGGGGCGGGGAGGATTGCGGAGGGAGGGAGCTCGCTGAGCTGCCATCAGCAAGTAATGGGTTAAGAGAGggagccaaaaaaaaaaaaaaaaaaaaaaaaaaaaaaaaaaagaaaggaagagagaaaaccTAGTCTGACTTTGCCTCTTGGAAAGCTTTAGGTTGCAGCCCTGCCTTCCAAGCATTCTTTAAACTAGAAATGTGGGAGGGACTccaggggagagagagaggagagagagatggCTATCAACTGAATTCATTACTGTAAACATCTCCCTGGGGTGTcaggcagggaggaaaaaaaggcacgACTCACATTAGCA is part of the Coturnix japonica isolate 7356 chromosome 5, Coturnix japonica 2.1, whole genome shotgun sequence genome and harbors:
- the LOC107315174 gene encoding uncharacterized protein LOC107315174, yielding MNSMDLAASYFKRERLGGDGGDLINAMCPGNRKGNRNASGCASPSPPADFSSAFSLLSGADSLSIVSAPPSPFCRGGLTHSQLQRRSEQAGRRSAWPGAQRVTSPPGLCPAGEWEGVECYSPQPSVLLLGEGLVPSPTWTRGGSAKVGAQVAWRSVGGSVREKKSEGETSPHLLASLRGIAVSGLHAPVMEPPRSESLRRARPPAQSGAGAAQSRGASRCPRQRDGISLKSSLCLQLPAGPEG